One segment of Streptomyces sp. NBC_00576 DNA contains the following:
- a CDS encoding class I SAM-dependent methyltransferase → MPNECFQHPRLAAIYDPLDPDRSDLDAYVDLAAEFTAHRVLDIGCGTGVFALLLAHRGIDVAGVDPALASLDVARAKPGAERVHWIHGDATTLPPLRVDLATMTANAAQEITDPHVWRRTLSGAYAALRPGGHLVFETRDPSKRAWEQWNRDASYRVTELPGVGAVESWVEVTGVNGPLVTFRWTFVFVADGEVLTSDSTLRFRERGEIERELLSQGYEVREVRDAPDRPGREFVFLARRPARTP, encoded by the coding sequence ATGCCCAACGAGTGCTTCCAGCATCCCCGCCTCGCCGCGATCTACGATCCCCTCGACCCGGACCGCTCCGACCTCGACGCGTACGTCGACCTCGCGGCGGAGTTCACCGCGCACCGCGTCCTCGACATCGGCTGCGGCACCGGTGTGTTCGCGCTGCTGCTGGCGCACCGAGGGATCGACGTGGCCGGCGTCGACCCGGCCCTGGCCTCCCTCGACGTCGCCCGTGCCAAGCCCGGTGCGGAACGCGTCCACTGGATCCACGGCGACGCGACGACCCTGCCGCCCCTCCGGGTCGACCTCGCGACGATGACCGCCAACGCCGCCCAGGAGATCACCGACCCGCACGTCTGGCGGCGCACCCTGAGCGGCGCCTACGCGGCCCTCCGTCCCGGCGGCCACCTCGTCTTCGAGACCCGGGACCCGTCGAAGCGAGCCTGGGAGCAGTGGAACCGCGACGCCTCGTACCGCGTGACGGAGCTCCCCGGCGTCGGCGCGGTCGAGAGCTGGGTCGAGGTGACCGGCGTCAACGGCCCCCTCGTGACGTTCCGTTGGACCTTCGTGTTCGTGGCGGACGGCGAGGTGCTGACCTCCGACTCCACGCTGCGTTTCCGCGAACGAGGTGAGATCGAGAGGGAGTTGCTGTCCCAGGGTTACGAGGTACGGGAGGTGCGTGACGCACCCGACCGCCCTGGCCGGGAGTTCGTGTTCCTGGCCCGGCGGCCCGCACGGACACCGTGA
- a CDS encoding chloride channel protein, whose product MPVAGTESEAASPLDPLTLLRSRAYLVLLLMAALIGVPVSAAAFGFLALVGEVQPLIYTDLPKSLGFEGPPWWWPLPLLAVGGLLVGLTVQYLPGHGGHEPTAGFKAAGAPTPVQLPGIFFAALATLCFAAVLGPESPLLALGGGLAAGAVRLVKRDPPEQVSAVLGAAGSFAAVSSLLGSPLLGAFLLMEASGLGGAMMALVLVPGLLAAGIGALIFVGLGSWTGLGTYSLALHDVPEATRPTAAEFGWALVIGLSAALVGVGIRWLAVRLRTRVERRRVPATVVMGLVVAGLAIGYAEGTGKAATDVLYSGQTALDPLLTHSAAYSVGALLLLVLCKSLAYCASLSSFRGGPIFPAMFVGAAGGILISHLPGLTLVAGFAMGIGAMSAAMLRLPLVSVLLATLLIGAQGVIVMPLVIVAVVVSYVATAKLTPPPAPEPGQEPGPRRQQ is encoded by the coding sequence ATGCCGGTTGCCGGGACTGAATCCGAGGCCGCGTCCCCCCTGGACCCGCTGACACTTCTTCGGAGCCGCGCGTACCTGGTGCTTCTGTTGATGGCAGCGCTGATCGGCGTGCCGGTGTCCGCGGCGGCGTTCGGCTTCCTCGCGCTGGTCGGCGAGGTTCAGCCGTTGATCTACACGGATCTGCCCAAGTCGCTGGGGTTCGAGGGACCGCCATGGTGGTGGCCGCTGCCGCTGCTCGCCGTAGGGGGACTGCTCGTGGGACTGACGGTTCAGTACCTGCCGGGGCACGGCGGCCATGAGCCGACAGCCGGGTTCAAGGCCGCCGGCGCGCCCACCCCCGTCCAGTTGCCCGGCATCTTTTTCGCCGCTCTGGCGACGCTCTGCTTCGCTGCTGTCCTGGGGCCCGAGTCCCCTCTCCTGGCGCTCGGTGGCGGGCTCGCCGCCGGTGCCGTGCGCCTGGTCAAACGGGACCCCCCGGAACAGGTGAGCGCGGTGTTGGGCGCGGCGGGCAGTTTCGCGGCCGTCAGCTCGCTGCTGGGATCACCTCTGCTCGGCGCGTTCCTCCTGATGGAAGCCTCGGGGTTGGGCGGGGCGATGATGGCGCTGGTGTTGGTGCCCGGTCTGCTGGCCGCGGGTATCGGCGCACTCATCTTCGTCGGGCTGGGTTCCTGGACCGGGCTGGGCACCTACTCGCTGGCGCTGCACGACGTACCCGAGGCCACGCGCCCGACAGCGGCGGAATTCGGCTGGGCTCTGGTCATCGGACTGTCGGCAGCACTCGTGGGAGTGGGAATCCGATGGCTCGCCGTCCGGCTCAGGACGCGCGTCGAGAGGCGACGGGTGCCGGCCACGGTGGTCATGGGCCTGGTCGTGGCGGGGCTGGCGATCGGTTATGCGGAGGGCACCGGCAAAGCGGCGACCGACGTGCTGTATTCGGGGCAGACAGCGCTGGATCCGCTCCTCACGCACAGCGCCGCGTATTCGGTGGGAGCGTTGTTGCTGCTGGTGTTGTGCAAGAGTCTGGCCTACTGCGCGTCGCTCAGCAGTTTCCGGGGTGGCCCGATCTTTCCCGCGATGTTCGTGGGAGCGGCGGGCGGCATCCTGATCTCCCACCTGCCAGGGCTGACCCTGGTCGCGGGGTTCGCGATGGGTATCGGAGCGATGAGCGCCGCGATGCTGAGACTTCCGCTGGTCTCCGTCCTGCTCGCCACACTGCTGATCGGGGCGCAGGGAGTCATCGTCATGCCGCTGGTGATCGTCGCGGTCGTGGTCTCGTACGTCGCGACGGCGAAGCTCACACCTCCTCCCGCCCCGGAGCCGGGGCAGGAACCGGGGCCACGTCGGCAGCAGTAG
- a CDS encoding small ribosomal subunit Rsm22 family protein, with protein MNTPVSPAYALRASLAGLLDGLPPKVAAQAVERLIANYRGRTPTDAPVLRDRSDVAAYAAYRMPATFEAVCSALDAFAEAAPGWVPGSHVDVGGGTGAATWAVNAVWEGVRPVTVLDWAEPALALGREIAAANPELKGAEWQRSRIGAALKIESTDLVTISYVLGELTEADRTSVVDTAAGAAQAVVVIEPGTPDGYLRVIKARDQLIRAGFHIAAPCPHSAACPIVPGEDWCHFAARVSRSSLHRQVKGGSLPYEDEKFSYVAATRFPVTPAPARVVRKPQIRKGQVLLDLCETEPSLRRETVTKRHGVLYRAARDADWGDAWPPVGEGDDGGLGHDR; from the coding sequence GTGAACACCCCCGTTTCCCCTGCTTACGCCCTGCGCGCCTCCCTCGCCGGTCTGCTCGACGGGCTGCCGCCGAAGGTGGCCGCGCAAGCGGTCGAGCGGCTGATCGCCAACTATCGGGGGCGGACGCCGACCGACGCGCCCGTGCTGCGGGACCGCTCCGACGTGGCCGCGTACGCCGCCTACCGGATGCCGGCCACCTTCGAGGCGGTGTGCTCGGCGCTGGACGCCTTCGCCGAGGCGGCGCCCGGATGGGTGCCGGGTAGTCATGTCGACGTCGGGGGCGGGACGGGGGCCGCGACCTGGGCGGTCAACGCCGTGTGGGAGGGCGTACGGCCCGTGACCGTGCTGGACTGGGCCGAGCCGGCGCTCGCTCTCGGGCGGGAGATCGCCGCTGCCAACCCTGAGTTGAAGGGTGCGGAGTGGCAGCGCTCTCGGATCGGAGCGGCGCTCAAAATCGAGAGCACTGATCTCGTCACGATCTCCTACGTCCTGGGCGAACTGACAGAGGCCGACCGCACCTCCGTGGTCGACACAGCGGCCGGTGCCGCCCAGGCCGTCGTCGTCATCGAACCAGGCACCCCCGACGGCTACCTCCGCGTCATCAAGGCCCGCGACCAGCTCATCCGCGCCGGATTCCACATCGCCGCCCCCTGCCCGCACAGCGCGGCCTGCCCGATCGTCCCCGGCGAGGACTGGTGCCACTTCGCGGCCCGGGTCAGCCGCTCCTCCCTCCACCGCCAGGTGAAGGGCGGCTCCCTCCCGTACGAGGACGAGAAGTTCAGCTACGTCGCGGCCACCCGCTTCCCCGTGACCCCGGCCCCCGCCCGCGTCGTACGCAAGCCGCAGATCCGCAAGGGCCAGGTCCTCCTCGACCTGTGCGAGACGGAGCCTTCGCTCCGCCGGGAAACGGTCACGAAGCGGCATGGGGTTCTTTACCGGGCGGCACGGGATGCGGACTGGGGGGATGCTTGGCCGCCGGTGGGGGAGGGCGATGACGGAGGCCTGGGACACGATCGCTGA
- a CDS encoding VOC family protein: MACRISELVLGCRNPEVLARFWCEVLDFVVLDREGDDMYEIGPREGFGGPQPTIILSRRDEPEPGKTRLHIDVNATDRDQDAELERLLKLGARPADIGQTGEEQWHVLADPEGNEFCLLKARLNPL, from the coding sequence ATGGCATGTCGTATCAGTGAGCTCGTGCTCGGTTGCCGCAACCCTGAGGTGCTGGCGCGGTTCTGGTGCGAGGTCCTGGACTTCGTCGTGCTCGATCGCGAGGGCGACGACATGTATGAGATCGGACCCCGCGAAGGGTTCGGCGGTCCGCAGCCGACGATCATCCTCAGCCGCAGGGACGAGCCGGAGCCGGGGAAAACCCGGCTGCACATCGACGTCAACGCCACCGACCGCGATCAGGACGCCGAGCTCGAACGCCTGCTGAAGCTCGGCGCGCGCCCGGCCGACATCGGCCAGACGGGGGAGGAACAGTGGCATGTCCTGGCCGACCCCGAAGGCAATGAGTTCTGCCTGCTCAAGGCCCGCCTCAACCCACTCTGA
- a CDS encoding cytidine deaminase family protein: MTAQTHPVDHELIQAAAHIARTRCRGENHTMAAAARARDGRIVTAVNAYHFTGGPCAELVLIGTAAAQGAYDLDTIVAVGDRDRGVVPPCGRCRQVLLDYFPTLKVIVGTGDHTRTVRITDLLPESYVWADHQLDAGQAE; encoded by the coding sequence ATGACCGCGCAGACCCACCCCGTCGACCACGAACTCATCCAGGCCGCAGCCCACATCGCGCGCACGCGCTGTCGGGGCGAAAACCACACGATGGCAGCCGCTGCCCGTGCGCGGGACGGCCGGATCGTCACGGCGGTGAACGCCTACCACTTCACCGGCGGCCCCTGCGCCGAACTCGTCCTCATCGGCACGGCAGCCGCCCAGGGCGCCTACGACCTGGACACGATCGTCGCCGTGGGCGACCGCGACCGAGGGGTGGTCCCTCCCTGCGGCCGATGCCGTCAGGTCCTCCTCGACTACTTCCCCACCCTCAAGGTCATCGTCGGCACGGGCGACCACACCAGAACCGTCCGCATCACCGACCTGCTGCCCGAGAGCTATGTCTGGGCGGACCACCAACTCGACGCCGGGCAAGCCGAGTAG